The genomic segment CACTGATCCTGTCGGCTCCCGGGTTGAGCACTATGTGGACGTGTATGTGATCCCACTCTTTTAGTCACTTGATCGCGATTTTAGTGAGGGCAGTTTTTCAGCAGGACGCTGGGAATTTTCCACTACACCACACGAGAATGCCCACGGCTAAAGTTTTTAGGCTTCGTGGGCAGCTGTGTTTGGTTCGAACTCGGATAACCAAACCAGAGTGGCCCATGGCAAGCTAAAATCTGAACTGTGGACACTGTGGTTTAGTTCTCCGCATCGCCTAATCCGATAAAAATCAGCATCAGATATTGAAGCAATGCCCGTCAAAATTCACAAAGGGCGAATGAGCCCATCTATAAGCCGGATTCTGTACCAATTTCCATAACGGAAATCAGTGGCGATCATCCATCTCGTCGCAGCCATTGCTGACTGCCTCTAGCAGCTACCTGCAGGCTCGGCGAGCAGCCTTAAACACCTGCACAGACATACCATTGGATACATCCTCATGCCTTGCTCCCGGTGGGGTTTACCTGGCCAAACCAGTCACCTGATCTGCCGGTGCGCTCTTACCGCACCCTTTCACCCTTACCATCAACAAAAGCTGATGGCGGTTTACTCTCTGTTGCACTTTCCCGCGGATTGCTCCGGGTTGTCGTTAACAACCACCGTGCTCTGTGGAGTCCGGACTTTCCTCGGCCGATGCTTAACAGGGAATACCCTATTAGTCCATCGAACGCAATCACCCGATCGACTCATTCGCAACGCTTTACATTACACCCGCGAAGCCTGAAAACTTAAAACTCCTGCGGGGTCGAAAGAAAAGAATTGCTAATAGATCCTGGTGCTTGAAGATTGTTCCAAGTGCGAGGTGTCATTGAACAATCTCATGCAGGTTGGCCCATCTGCATAGAATTCAGCAATGGATAGTGATGCCAAATCCAGGTGAGCTTTTTGGAAAAATGATGGACTAGAGTCCAAAGCCTGGCGCAGAATTGCCTTGATGGGCGTGACATGGCTGACTACGAGGACATTAGCTGCGCCGTACTCCCGTTGTAGGCTTTCTCGCGCCTTTTTCACTCGGCGACTTACTGCTTGCAAGGACTCTCCTCCTGGAGGAGCCACAGAAGTATCAGTGAGCCATTTGGTATGTAGTTCTGGATCTTGCTCATGAGCTTGGGCAAAGGACTTGCCATCCCACAGGCCAAAATCTGTTTCGATGAGATCATCAATTACACGTACCTGCAGACCTAAAGCTTGCGCAGCTGCTTCAGCGGTTTGCATGGTGCGGGCAAGAGGAGAGGCAACAATGGCATCAATGCCACCAGTTTGTGCCAGTCGGTGGGCTGCCGCTGCGGCCTGTTTTTCACCAAGCTCAGATAACTGTGGATTAGAGCGACCTGAGTATTGGCGTGCAGCAGACATGGCAGTTTGTCCATGTCGAAGCAGCAGGAACCTAGTTGGATCTGTGGTAGCACCGTTCCAATTGGTAGGTTTGGTTGCAGAGCAGTTGAGGCTCTCTTGTCCTGCTGAAGAAGCGGCGGGAGAAGGAGTATCCAGAGAAGCGACAGAGCTAGCAACAATACCTTCAGGCTTTCCAGCAGCTGCAGCATCCATTGCCACATTAGAAAGCGCATCAGCGCGTTTGTTTTTCTCTCGGGGAATCCAGGTATAGGTGACCGCACCGATGGCAGAGGCAAGATCTCGTGCTTCCAGCGCAAGAACCTTCATGTCAGGGTGTTTAATTTTCCACCTGCCTGACATTTGTTCCACCACAAGTTTGGAATCCATGAAGACATCCACGGAGGTGGCGCGAAGTTCTCGGGCAGCTTTGAGGCCTTCCAGCAGTCCGCGGTATTCTGCGACGTTGTTGGTGGCTTTGGTTCCCACCACATAAGCAATTTCCCGGAGGACTTCTGCTTTATTGTCTGAGTAAACCACGGTGCCAGAACCAGCGATACCTGGGTTGCCGCGGGAGCCGCCGTCGGCCTCAATCACTAATTTCACTGGAGAAAAATCCTTCTAGGAGATGTCTGTGATGAGGTAAGAGCCGCACTCAGGGCACTGTGGGACCTCATCTTTAGGGGTGTTGCGGATGTCGGAGATGCCGGAGGCAGGAAGAACCATGGCACATCCGCTGCAGGAACGTCCGTTGAATTGTGCTGCGCCAACACCGTTTTCTAGGCGCTGTTCGTAGAATTCAGCAAGAGCTTCTGCTGGTAGTTTTTCTTCCAGGCGTGCGATCACGGTGGCTGGATCTTCTGTGGCAGGAGCAGCGTTGTTTGCTTCTTCCACAGCAGCGCGCGCTTCAGCGACTTTGCGTTCGGTGTCTTTGACGCGTGACTGTGCAAGATCCCGGTTGTTACGCAGAGCGTGGATCTCGTTGTGTGCTTCCTGCAGTTCGCTCATAAGGTCAGCAATACGGGATTTGGCGGTGTAGACATCATGGTTGAGATCTCGACGGCGGTTTTCATCGGTTTCTGCACCAAGTGCATCCTGTCCGTCTTTCTTCCTGCGACGAAGCTTGCGCTCATCTGACTGAATGCGCAGGATTTCATTTTCCATGTCATCGACAGCCATTTGTGCAGCTGACGCTGCATCGCGGTTTCGCGAAAGCTCTGCCACAGCTGCATCTGCAGCTGCCTGTTCTGGGGAGGTTTTCGGCGCAGAGACTGCAGTGGTGGCGCGGAAGGTATTTGCCAGCTCGAGCAAGTTTTTGTGCAGTGCGGGGTTAAGCTTCATCGGAAGTCTCCTTTTTTAGTTCTCAAAAATTTAGTTCACACGGTCCATGGACGGTTGCGCATGCGCTGACATTGTCCATGGATCAGTGCGGATCGAAATCACATCAACCTCGATCTGTGGGGCCTTTTCCTGCAAAATTTCCTGGGCTTGAGCAGTCCATGGAAATTCGCTGGCCCAGTGCGCAGTATCGATTACTGCAGGGCCACCATCACGCAAATATTCATCAACTGGATGGTGGCGTAGATCAGAGGTGACATAAACGTCCACACCGAGCTTAATCACATCACTTAAGAAACTGTCACCCGACCCTGATGAAACGGCAACGCGCGAAACCATCTGGTCTGGATCGCCGGTGGCACGAATGCCCCATGCGGTCTCTGGCAGGTTGTTGGCTACTTGCTGCACAAGGTCAGCCAGACGCATGGGCTCGGGAAGTTCACCGATCCGGCCCAAACCGGTAGCGTTTTCTAAACTCTCCGCACTGTGCATTTCCACAATGTCAAAGGCTGGTTCTTCATAGGGATGCGCTTCCCGAAGCACCGACGTGAGACGGGCGCGCAGGTTGCGTGGTGCAACAAACTCGATGCGCAGCTCAGGGGCTTTAAAGAGCTTATCGACGTCCCCTTCCGTCGGATTCGCGCCTTCTACTGGACGAAACTGTCCAGTGCCTTCAAACTCAAAGGAGCATTCCCGGTAGTCCCCGATTGCGCCGGCACCAGCGTCGAAAAGCATCTTTTTTAAAGGCGCTGCATCCTTAGGTAAAACGTGGACGCCCCATTTATCCATGCCCCCTAAAAGCCTGGGCGCAATGGGGCGCCCAGCTTTAATGCCGACGAGTTCCGCGAGTTTATCGTTGACACCTGGACGTGCCGAATCTGCATTAGTATGCGCAGAAAATAGTGCCACACCACCACGGATCAAAGTATGAATAACCTTGCCTTTAGGTTCATCAGCAGCCACTGAGGTGACACCACGAAGCAATAATGGGTGATGAATAATCAGCATATCTAGTCCCAGTGCAACGGCCTTTTCTGCGACTTCTTGAGTACAGTCCAGAGCCAATCCGACTTTCCGTACAGACGCAGCAGGATCGCCACAGATCAAGCCCACTTTGTCCCAGCTTTCAGCCAATGCCGGTGGATAGGCTTCATCCATGATGCGACGAATTTCGCCAACGGTTACTTCAATCACGCATTAACTCCCCTGGTTGTTACCGCTTGTCAATTCCTTATAAGTCTAGCCAAGCTCTGAAAAATTCTGGCACAGTTAAAGGTATGACAACACCTTCAAAGAAAACCTTGCTTTTTGATCTCGATGGAACGCTCGTGGATTCTTTTCCAGGAATCCGCACATCTTTCCTGCACACTCTGCAGGAAAAAGAATGGGAGATTCCCTCTGAAGACCGCATTTCCCAAGTTCCAGGCCCTCCAATGGAATGGACTCTCCAAGACTTAGGAATGACCGCTGAACAGGCTCAGGACGCGCTAAAAACATACCTCGACCATTATGGATTGGTGGGCTGGGATTTATCAGAAGAATTCCCCGGCATGAGAGATCTGCTCATTCGTCTCAAAAAGGACGGTTTCCGACTCTGCACCGCAACCTCCAAAGGTGAATTCTTTGCAGAAAAAGTCTTAAGAAAATTCGATATGTTTGATCTCTTTGATTTTATGGGCGCAGCCACCGATAACGGCACCAGGCGCAGCAAATCAGCAGTGATTAAACATGTCCTCGAAAGCGTCGGGCTGGAAGAACCTGCAGACATCTTGATGATCGGTGATCGATCCCACGATATTGAAGGTTCCGCAGAGTTCGGCATCGACTGCGTTGGCGTAACTTGGGGTTACGGAAATGCGACCGAATGGAGCGCTGCCCGTTTTACAGCTAGTACTGCAGAAGAGCTAGAAAGGATCATCCATGACTGGGCCTAATACATCGTTACCTTTAGAAATCGTTTTTGTATGCACCGGCAATATCTGCCGCTCCCCCATGGCAGAAGTAATCGCGCAAACTAAAGCTTCTGAGGCTGGTCTGAGCGAAAACGTCACGTTCTCCTCCTGTGGCATGGGTAATTGGCATGTGGGTCAATCTGCAGATAAACGAGCATTGGCAGAGCTCAAATCCACTGGCTATAACGGTGATACCCACCGCGCAGCACAGCTTGGACCAGAACATTTACGCGCAGATCTTTTCGTCGCGCTTGATTCCGGTCACGCTAGAGAACTTGCAGCTACCGGTGTGCCCAATGACAAGATTCGTCTCCTGCGCTCCTTTGACTCCAACTCCGATCCCACCGCTGATGTTGCCGATCCTTATTACGGCACCTCCAAAGATTTCGCATTAACCCGAGAAAACATTGAAGCTGCTCTGCCCGGCCTGTTGGAATGGGTGAAGGATCACATTGGCTCTAATACTTAGGTCTTTGGGCTAAAAAGTCCTAAGGTAGACAAGTGTGAACAGCAAGGTAAATAGCCCTTCCGGGCACGACAGGCATGACGTGAACACCCGCTATTCCGGAAATTCGCGTGCACACACTAAAACCAAAGGTTGGAAAACATTTCTCTCGCCTGGTTGGATTATTTCCGCCTTGCTCATTGTCTCTTTCTCCTATGCCGCGATTTCTATGCTCGCGCCCTGGCAGCTCCACAAAGATGACGATATCGTCGCACGCAACGAGCAGATCGTCGAGTCCTTCGAGCGCGACGTCGTTCCTTATACAGAGCTTTTCGACGCCTCCGGCCAGATCCCTTCAACGCAAGAGTTCTTCCGTGTGTCCCTCACCGGACATTATCTGCCAGATAGTGAAGTGCTCCTGCGCCTGCGCCCCGTTGATTCCGGCCCAGCATTTCAATCCTTAACTCCGTTTGAATTGGACAACGGGCGCATCGTACTTGTGAATCGCGGTTACGTCTCTTCTGAGGGCACTATCGTCCCAGAGATTGCAGCTGCCCCTTCCACTCCAGTGACGATCATCGGTTTCGCTCGAAAGAACGAAGGCGTGCCAGGTTCCGCTCCGATGGAGGACAGTGGCTATACCCAGGTTTATGGCATCCACACAGAACAAATCAGTGACACCACCGGTCTTGATCTCGGCACCGACTATGTTCAAGTCGCTGAAGGTGAACCTGGCGTGCTCAATGCCATGCCAATTCCGCAGATGGACCGTGGCAACCACCTCTCTTATGGTTTCCAGTGGATTGCTTTTGGCGTCATGGGACCACTTGCATTGGGTTACTTCATTTGGGCTGAAATGCGTGAGCGTCGCCGAGATAAGGAAGAACGCCAGCAAATGGCAGCGCTAGATACCACTGAGCCTGTCGAAGAAGAAGCTGTAGTTATTGAAGCACCAACCGCACCTACTATCACGCAGGCTGCATCCAAACGACGTTCTCGGTACGGTGATCAACATCGAAACCACTACGAAAACATCTCTAAGCGAGATGAAGAACGCTTTTAAGAGCTTTTAGCTTTCAACCAGCATCTGTTTCCCAGCGGTGGAACAGATGCTGGTTTTCTCTTGTTCTATGCCCATACTCCCAATCGTGTGCAAAATGTGGGCGTAAACGAAAAAGCAGGCCATGAAGGTTAATTAAAACCTTCATGGCCTGCTTTTATATCTGTGCGCCCTGACGGGCTCGAACCGCCGACCTGCTGGGTGTAAACCAGCTGCTCTTCCAGCTGAGCTAAAGGCGCTCACGTGCTTTTCTAGAACCACCTTGGCGGCCTCGAAAGCAACGATTAGAATAGTAACACACAATCTCCACAGACCTAAAATCGCTGTTCAGGCCGTGGAAATTAGCGTTTTAAGGCTTCTTGTTTCCGCGCTGAACAAGGCAAGATCCCTGCCAAGCGCCGAGACGTTCCGCCTTAGTCTGAACAAGTCCAGCCAATTGCGCTGATTCAGAGATGACACCTGGAGCAAGTGCGCCATCTTTACCAATCCCAGGAGTTAATACCCAGACGCGACCATTCTCCGCGAGGGAACGAATGGAATCTACAAGTCCGTCGACGAGATCGCCGTCATCCTCGCGCCACCAGAGCAGCACGACATCGCACAGCTCGTCGGTTTCTTCATCGAGCAGTTCTTCACCGATTACCTCTTCGATGGACTCGCTGATCAGCTCGTCAGAATCTTCATCCCATCCAATTTCTTGAACGGACTGACCCGATTGAATGCCGAGTAGTTGAGCATAATCCTGGGCACCTTGCTTGATTGCGCCCGGAGCGTCGGCCACTTTAATATTCCTCCTCGTTTTGGCCCCATTGTATTAGCGGACCCATGTTTTGAAGATGCATCCGTGGGGCTATTGATATATACGCAATGCACATTACCGTCCAACCCATACGAAGAACCACCTTTCCTGGGAAATTTTTCCTTTTCCTCCCCCATTTTCCTGAATCAACGTTGCTATTCAGCTCCCCCGAAAAGGTGAATTCAATGCTCTCAAAATTGGAATTTCAGCAAAAAGGAGCATTATCAACACCTCCACTCTCCCCTCCGCCAAATAGGGATTACATGGTTAGCAAACCTGCACAAAAGGACATCAGACCTGTAGTTTCATGCACGCACATCAAAACGTGAGAGAAACATCACACCAGCCCTGGAGTCTTGGATTAAAACTTTGCAAAACTTTGCAAGAGCCCACGAACATGCAGCTAGTTTCCATAGAGAAGTTATTGCCGAAGTACACAACAATTGCCAGGAACCCCCTCAATCAATCAATACATGAAATCACGATGAGTGCTTCGGTTCACTTGCATCACCCCATACAAACAAAAGAGCAATTTTGCGTATCCTTGTGAATAACTTATGCGTTAACTGTTCGTGCTCTTAGGTGTGCCACAATTAGGCACGGCCAAGGTCGATACCGGAAAACCGGGATGCATAAATTAAATAAAACATTCCAACAGGAGGTGTGGAAATGGCCAATCAAGCAAAACTTGGTGGCAAGCCCTCGGATGACTCCAACTTCGCGATGATCCGCGATGGCGTGGCATCTTATTTGAACGACTCTGATCCAGAGGAGACCAATGAGTGGATGGATTCCCTCGATGGTCTACTTCAAGAGTCTTCTCCAGAACGTGCTCGTTACCTCATGCTGCGTTTGCTTGAGCGTGCATCTGCAAAGCGCGTATCCCTTCCCCCAATGACGTCAACCGACTACGTCAATACGATTCCCACCTCAATGGAACCTGACTTCCCAGGCGATGAGGAAATGGAAAAGCGTTACCGTCGTTGGATCCGCTGGAACGCAGCCATCATGGTGCACCGTGCTCAACGACCAGGCATCGGCGTCGGCGGACACATCTCCACCTATGCAGGTGCAGCCCCCCTTTATGAAGTGGGATTTAACCACTTCTTCCGTGGCAAGGACCACCCAGGTGGCGGTGACCAGATCTTCTTCCAGGGTCACGCATCACCAGGCATGTACGCACGTGCGTTCATGGAAGGTCGCCTCTCTGAGGATGATCTAGATGGTTTCCGTCAGGAAGTTTCTCGTGAGCAGGGCGGCATTCCGTCTTACCCACATCCACATGGCATGAAGGACTTCTGGGAATTCCCAACTGTCTCCATGGGTCTTGGCCCAATGGATGCCATTTACCAGGCACGTTTCAACCGCTACCTCGAAAACCGTGGCATCAAGGATACTTCTGACCAGCATGTCTGGGCATTCCTCGGCGACGGCGAAATGGATGAGCCAGAATCACGTGGCCTTATTCAGCAGGCTGCACTGAACAACCTGGATAACTTGACCTTCGTGGTTAACTGCAACTTGCAGCGTCTTGACGGACCTGTCCGTGGTAACACCAAGATCATTCAGGAACTCGAGTCCTTCTTCCGTGGCGCAGGTTGGTCTGTGATCAAGGTTGTTTGGGGTCGCGAGTGGGATGAACTTCTAGAGAAGGATCAGGATGGCGCTCTTGTCGACATCATGAACACCACCTCCGATGGTGATTACCAGACCTTCAAGGCAAACGACGGCGCATATGTTCGTGAGCACTTCTTCGGACGTGACCCACGCACCGCCAAGCTCGTTGAAGACATGACCGATGAGGAGATCTGGAAGCTTCCACGCGGTGGACACGATTACCGTAAGGTTTTCGCTGCCTACAAGCGTGCGATGGAAACCAAGGATCGCCCAACTGTCATTTTGGCTCACACCATCAAGGGCTACGGACTCGGACACAACTTCGAAGGCCGTAACGCAACCCACCAGATGAAGAAGCTGACGCTTGATGATCTGAAGCTATTCCGCGACAAGCAGGGCATCCCAATCACGGATGAGCAGTTGGATAAGGATCCTTACCTTCCTCCTTACTACCACCCAGGTGAAGACGCTCCTGAAATCAAGTACATGAAGGAACGTCGCGCAGCGTTGGGCGGTTACCTGCCAGAACGTCGCGAGAACTACGAACCACTTCAGGTTCCACCACTGGACAAGCTTCGCTCTGTCCGTAAGGGCTCCGGCAAGCAGCAGATTGCTACCACCATGGCAACTGTTCGTACTTTCAAGGAATTGATGCGCGATAAGGGCTTAGCCGATCGTATCGTCCCAATTATCCCTGATGAGGCACGTACCTTCGGTTTGGACTCTTGGTTCCCCACTTTGAAGATCTACAACCCTCATGGTCAGAACTACGTTCCTGTAGATCATGACCTGATGCTCTCCTACCGCGAGGCACCAGAAGGACAGATCCTGCACGAAGGTATCAACGAGGCTGGCTCCATGGCATCGTTTATGGCTGCAGGTACCTCCTATGCCACCCATGGCAAGGCTATGATTCCGCTTTACATCTTCTACTCGATGTTCGGATTCCAGCGCACTGGTGACTCTGTCTGGGCAGCAGCCGATCAGATGGCTCGTGGCTTCCTCCTTGGCGCGACTGCCGGTCGTACCACCTTGACTGGTGAAGGCCTCCAGCACATGGATGGTCACTCCCCTATCTTGGCATCCACCAACCACGGTGTTGAGTCCTACGACCCTGCATTCTCTTATGAGATCGCGCACCTGGTACACCGCGGCATTGATCGTATGTACG from the Corynebacterium crudilactis genome contains:
- a CDS encoding bifunctional RNase H/acid phosphatase, whose protein sequence is MKLVIEADGGSRGNPGIAGSGTVVYSDNKAEVLREIAYVVGTKATNNVAEYRGLLEGLKAARELRATSVDVFMDSKLVVEQMSGRWKIKHPDMKVLALEARDLASAIGAVTYTWIPREKNKRADALSNVAMDAAAAGKPEGIVASSVASLDTPSPAASSAGQESLNCSATKPTNWNGATTDPTRFLLLRHGQTAMSAARQYSGRSNPQLSELGEKQAAAAAHRLAQTGGIDAIVASPLARTMQTAEAAAQALGLQVRVIDDLIETDFGLWDGKSFAQAHEQDPELHTKWLTDTSVAPPGGESLQAVSRRVKKARESLQREYGAANVLVVSHVTPIKAILRQALDSSPSFFQKAHLDLASLSIAEFYADGPTCMRLFNDTSHLEQSSSTRIY
- a CDS encoding zinc ribbon domain-containing protein; the encoded protein is MKLNPALHKNLLELANTFRATTAVSAPKTSPEQAAADAAVAELSRNRDAASAAQMAVDDMENEILRIQSDERKLRRRKKDGQDALGAETDENRRRDLNHDVYTAKSRIADLMSELQEAHNEIHALRNNRDLAQSRVKDTERKVAEARAAVEEANNAAPATEDPATVIARLEEKLPAEALAEFYEQRLENGVGAAQFNGRSCSGCAMVLPASGISDIRNTPKDEVPQCPECGSYLITDIS
- a CDS encoding Nif3-like dinuclear metal center hexameric protein — its product is MIEVTVGEIRRIMDEAYPPALAESWDKVGLICGDPAASVRKVGLALDCTQEVAEKAVALGLDMLIIHHPLLLRGVTSVAADEPKGKVIHTLIRGGVALFSAHTNADSARPGVNDKLAELVGIKAGRPIAPRLLGGMDKWGVHVLPKDAAPLKKMLFDAGAGAIGDYRECSFEFEGTGQFRPVEGANPTEGDVDKLFKAPELRIEFVAPRNLRARLTSVLREAHPYEEPAFDIVEMHSAESLENATGLGRIGELPEPMRLADLVQQVANNLPETAWGIRATGDPDQMVSRVAVSSGSGDSFLSDVIKLGVDVYVTSDLRHHPVDEYLRDGGPAVIDTAHWASEFPWTAQAQEILQEKAPQIEVDVISIRTDPWTMSAHAQPSMDRVN
- a CDS encoding HAD-IA family hydrolase, whose translation is MTTPSKKTLLFDLDGTLVDSFPGIRTSFLHTLQEKEWEIPSEDRISQVPGPPMEWTLQDLGMTAEQAQDALKTYLDHYGLVGWDLSEEFPGMRDLLIRLKKDGFRLCTATSKGEFFAEKVLRKFDMFDLFDFMGAATDNGTRRSKSAVIKHVLESVGLEEPADILMIGDRSHDIEGSAEFGIDCVGVTWGYGNATEWSAARFTASTAEELERIIHDWA
- a CDS encoding low molecular weight protein-tyrosine-phosphatase, producing the protein MTGPNTSLPLEIVFVCTGNICRSPMAEVIAQTKASEAGLSENVTFSSCGMGNWHVGQSADKRALAELKSTGYNGDTHRAAQLGPEHLRADLFVALDSGHARELAATGVPNDKIRLLRSFDSNSDPTADVADPYYGTSKDFALTRENIEAALPGLLEWVKDHIGSNT
- a CDS encoding SURF1 family protein, with protein sequence MNSKVNSPSGHDRHDVNTRYSGNSRAHTKTKGWKTFLSPGWIISALLIVSFSYAAISMLAPWQLHKDDDIVARNEQIVESFERDVVPYTELFDASGQIPSTQEFFRVSLTGHYLPDSEVLLRLRPVDSGPAFQSLTPFELDNGRIVLVNRGYVSSEGTIVPEIAAAPSTPVTIIGFARKNEGVPGSAPMEDSGYTQVYGIHTEQISDTTGLDLGTDYVQVAEGEPGVLNAMPIPQMDRGNHLSYGFQWIAFGVMGPLALGYFIWAEMRERRRDKEERQQMAALDTTEPVEEEAVVIEAPTAPTITQAASKRRSRYGDQHRNHYENISKRDEERF
- a CDS encoding DUF3052 domain-containing protein; this encodes MADAPGAIKQGAQDYAQLLGIQSGQSVQEIGWDEDSDELISESIEEVIGEELLDEETDELCDVVLLWWREDDGDLVDGLVDSIRSLAENGRVWVLTPGIGKDGALAPGVISESAQLAGLVQTKAERLGAWQGSCLVQRGNKKP
- the aceE gene encoding pyruvate dehydrogenase (acetyl-transferring), homodimeric type is translated as MANQAKLGGKPSDDSNFAMIRDGVASYLNDSDPEETNEWMDSLDGLLQESSPERARYLMLRLLERASAKRVSLPPMTSTDYVNTIPTSMEPDFPGDEEMEKRYRRWIRWNAAIMVHRAQRPGIGVGGHISTYAGAAPLYEVGFNHFFRGKDHPGGGDQIFFQGHASPGMYARAFMEGRLSEDDLDGFRQEVSREQGGIPSYPHPHGMKDFWEFPTVSMGLGPMDAIYQARFNRYLENRGIKDTSDQHVWAFLGDGEMDEPESRGLIQQAALNNLDNLTFVVNCNLQRLDGPVRGNTKIIQELESFFRGAGWSVIKVVWGREWDELLEKDQDGALVDIMNTTSDGDYQTFKANDGAYVREHFFGRDPRTAKLVEDMTDEEIWKLPRGGHDYRKVFAAYKRAMETKDRPTVILAHTIKGYGLGHNFEGRNATHQMKKLTLDDLKLFRDKQGIPITDEQLDKDPYLPPYYHPGEDAPEIKYMKERRAALGGYLPERRENYEPLQVPPLDKLRSVRKGSGKQQIATTMATVRTFKELMRDKGLADRIVPIIPDEARTFGLDSWFPTLKIYNPHGQNYVPVDHDLMLSYREAPEGQILHEGINEAGSMASFMAAGTSYATHGKAMIPLYIFYSMFGFQRTGDSVWAAADQMARGFLLGATAGRTTLTGEGLQHMDGHSPILASTNHGVESYDPAFSYEIAHLVHRGIDRMYGPGKGEDVIYYITIYNEPTPQPAEPEGLDVEGLHKGIYLYSRGEGTGHEANILASGVGMQWALKAQQILESDYGVRANVYSATSWVNLARDGAARNKALLRNPSADVAEAFVTTQLKQTSGPYVAVSDFATDLPNQIREWVPGDYTVLGADGFGFSDTRPAARRFFNIDAESVVVAVLNSLVREGKIDVSVAAQAAEKFKLNDPTSVSVDLDAPEE